A stretch of DNA from Ammospiza nelsoni isolate bAmmNel1 chromosome 10, bAmmNel1.pri, whole genome shotgun sequence:
TTCTTGCTAagactaaaatattttcaaaaactgGCAATATGGATTCTTTCCAGATGTTAAAGAAACTGCTTGGAGTTAAAGGTACCTAAATAGCAATTGATGATTTTTGCTTATTCTTTTCATAAAGTCAAAATGACAAAGTGACTTACCAGTTCCTGGTAATTTGATGGCAAATTGTAAGTGTATGAATAAGGAAACAGTAGCAGCTGGGAATAGGAGTGAATTGTCAAGTATGCCTTGATTGTAGAAAGATGTTCACGAATAAAATCAGCCAAAGCCTTGGTCTCCTTTTCAGATTCAGGTGCAGAGCCACAGTATGTGGAAGAACAGGCGTAATCTGAGGCCCCAAGAGCTGAGAAGAAAGGTGAATATAATGAGTACTTAATGAAGAAGTAGATTGTTAGGAGAGTCATGTTACACCACGTTTGTAGGTAAGCCTTGGAAATCCTGCTAATACACATGCCATATCAGAGGAAGGAATATTTTATGGCATAGTTCAGATGCTGGGAAACATCCTGTAGGAATGAATAAATATGGCCTTTACAGTGTACATAGTTGGAAGAACATGAATATGGATGTAAAGACCTATATtatgggaattttttgggatatTGATTTGCTTCAATAGTTAACAGTCCTCTCCTTGCATATATTCTCCATTTCTAAGGCACTTCTGTGGAACAAAGTGGAAACCATTCAAAAGAGACTGCTTTTAATGAAAGCAagctcctttcctttctgttctgaACTCatagctgtgtgtctgtctatATGTGTATATGCATATACATGCACATGTGTGTGCAGATATGTTCATAGAAGTGACTATGCTGATGATGCTAGTAGCCaaagtttggcttttttttcccaaaactgctttaaaaattaaacaagcTACATCACACACAATGCTTCACTCAAGCTGAAGCTGGAGCATCAGGTAGGGGAAATCCAATAGTTAAGTGTATTGGCTATTGCACTCATGTGTAATTACTTGCAGCTCTTGTTAGAAGATACTTACTGCACCAGCCAGCATCAAAATTCCTGTTGGGATCTGTCCCAATGCAAGAGGTCCCGGAATTTTTAGAGCGCGTCTTTCTCCACATGCGGTCCTGTAACAGAATCCCAGGTGAAAACTTGGAGTCAGTTCTGACAGTCGACTTTTCCAacaataagaaagaaaaatgtacttACATTTGTCCAAGTGTAAACGTAACCATCAATGTTAACAACAGGGAGAACGTAGAAGTCCAGATTGTCCAGGAGTGTGGTCATGACAGAGTCTTTTCCATAGGTCTCCACAGCCTACTTGGAGAAAAGTAGGAAAAGCTGATGATGTCTTCATTGATGTGCATCTCCTGTGTGCATGTGAAGGCCTGGGTCTGGGTCAGGAGTTAATGAATGTGGTAGAAAAACTCATCCAGGCCCCTCCAGCACAGGAGATGGCAGCCCTATGTTCTGACATGTGCTTAGATTTGCACTGACTTAAACCACACTGCTGTTAGAAAACTACCTTATACTGCTAGATAAATTATAAGGTGAAGGAATGTTGATTTTGAACAGAATAATAAATCACTGGAAAGAGATTTCCATCTACAAGCTTCTTGGTTACAGGCAGAACAATACTGCTGTCCACATATATTCCTGTGTCCTGGCACCTTAAAGGTTGAGTTTAATTTATGTGGGAATGAGAAatcattatttccattttttgtaTCTGTTGTgcagaaatttttttaatgaccaGAATTATAGAGAATATTTCTAAGTAACACTCTAACACATTTCCAATCATAAATTTGTGGATGCATTTATTCATAggaagacagatttttttcctgcacttttCCAGACACAGATATTGAATAACAAACAGGAACTCCTGCAAAATCCTCTATATCTGGATTGTTCATGGTCTGGCACTTGCAATGCTTGTTCACAGGTTCATATGAGTGTTGAGAGACCATACAATGATCATGGAAATTTGCTTTAAGTGTGTTGTACCCATGTTTTGTTTACACAGCTATAAAGGGCAACACAGGGCAATGCAAtggaaaaaggcattttttgtCCTGTAACTGACAAGTGGGAGGGTGGGATATAAAATCTAGAAAAGCAGTTTCAGAtcacttgaaataatttttcctgggttttattttatgcttgttttgtttttttgttgttgatgtCTGGGTGGGTTTCTCTTTTGAGATACCTATAACAATCCACCTTGCTCAcgtttttctctatttttttaaaattgtatttctagATGCAATCCCAAGTGAAATTCTGATGATACTCAGAGGTCTGCTCTTTTAAAGCACTTCTGCCTGTGGACACACTGAGCAGAGGCACTGCTGGTGTCAGGTACATCCATGAATTAAGTGACCAGACAGTGAAAATGACAGCTGCAGTGACGTGAATTGCTGAGAGAAAAATGGTACCACATACTGTCTGCAGCCTTATTAGGCACTAATGAAATCATATTCCCATTGACTCCACCAAAATGTCACTTCCAATTTCCACTGCTCCCTACACAGAACTGCATGCCTGTCTGATAACACTGAGATTCTACTTGCCACCAAGGCCTCTGCCAGCATGGCTGGCTTATGTAGATTGGCTTTCCTTTTCTTGGGTTTTagattccagctgctgcttctggtgtggttttatttattggttggttggttttgttggtgtttttttcttaaacttcCAACAGAAGTTATTACAAAATTTGAGATTCAGTCAGTAAATTGCTCTGCTAAATTGATTTATCTCCTCCATCTGAGGGGTAATATACCTGTCTCTGTGTAGATGTCTGTGCAGCATTTAATAATCTCCACCTGCTTTATACTGGtagtgagaaagaaaatataaaggaCATAAAATTGTTTAATTCAAGACCTAAAGTATCCTAGACTGAAGTAAAGCTAATTTCACCTATGCAGCTCTCCCTTGAATATGGTTTCATATTTTAGTGCCTTTCTGTACAGCCTGAGGTGGTAGCTCAAAAGGATGTATATGCATTTCCCTCTTCCTGAGTGGAGCTTAGGGAGCTTCATTTAtagtcttcctccttttttggGTACCTTTCCTCATTGCTGAGCCCAGGGTAGGTTTCAATCCTCCCTGTTGCCTTACTGAATTAAGCTGGTAGCAAGGAACCTTCCACCTGGCAAGTCAGCTGTTCTGGAGTACATTCAGGTGCCTTCTGGTGTGCCCTTGAATTTTCTTATTCCTTATATCTGTGTGCAGAACATGGCTATGTTTATAGTGTTACTAGAGCTATTTGCTTTTCTCTCACCTTTCTCTGATTACAGGTGCAAAAAGAATTTACAAACTAAGCAACCATTGTAGTTGCCAGTATCTCTTAGACACTTTTCAGATTGTCTTAAGCTGCTGAAAGATTGCAGGTCCAAGCACAATGATCTGGTTTAAGTAGTTACACCTTAACCCTCTGAGGTGAGAAGAAGGCATAAGCAGACATGTATTTAGAGGGAGAAAGGCAGTGACCTGAGTTCTTGCTGCTCATTTAAGGTTTTCTTAAACATAggttttgcaaaatattttttcatcattACACTTACTGACCTCTTTCACAAACCACTGGCAGAAAGCAGGGCTGATCCACTCTCTTGCATGGAAACCACAGTCCATAAAGATGGCCTTCTTATTTGCACCGCTTTTTCCcagctaagaaaaaaaacaaaaagcaaaacaataccCCAGGGCTTGAACAAAATAAATTGTATGCAGAACAAGTCAGTCAGCTTGCTGACCTATTTATACAAATATGGCATTCCTTGTTTAAATGGAAATCTGTGGAGTGCTCCCAACTGTACCTGAGCATGATAATCAAGTTACAAAAATACtcttaataatttcatttttattaatgttGATAAGCTTCCCCCAATTATTTGATTACTCTGTATGGTTGAATTATTTCCTGTAGTGTCTCTAAAAGTTTATCTTGTATGTTTGAATGATACATTACTGTCAataaaggaagagaagaaatcaaGGCACTTACTTTGAGAAGGTACATTGGCCGGCCTTCATATGTGTTCCCTATTACACTACGAGAGACAAGGTCTGGGTTCTGAGCAGCAATATCAGCAGTCCAATCAGCTATCTGTTTAATAAAGAGGTTAAGTCTAAATCTCTGTTCCTTAGGTCCAGACTGATTAATTTGCAGATTTCAAGCCAGAACAGTCTTTCTGAGCATCTAATGTGGTCTAATAGTTAATACAATTTGTAGATGTCCACAGAGCCGCTGCAAAGATGTGAAGAGTAACACGACCATGATTACATGTCAGGAAAAATGAGCATGGCTGTGAAAAAAAGGAGGATAGGGGTCTTATGAAGAGCTAGAACTGAAACAGGGAATGGAATAGAGTTGTTTAGCAGAGGAGATGGGAGAAGTAGTGAAAcggaaaggaaataaatagtGAAGCATCTCAGCCTGGTCCAGTGGATTTCTGCCAGAGTTTCTTTGCAGCGTTTGGAGCAAAGTAGAGGAAATAAAAGTAGGTTACACAAACTAGCTCAGTAATGAAGAGGAAGGAGAGTTTGGAGGCATTATCATGTCAATGGATGGagcagaagaggaaaagggaggaaggCTGGAAGCACTTAAACTACAGAAGCTAAGGTACCAAGCTGATAATGTGGTAAATTCTAGACTTTACCGTGTCCCAGTTGTTGTACTTCACATAGCTGTGGCTGGAAGTACGAGCTTGGCTGTCAAACTGGGCATCCAGTGCAGCCTGCAGGTTGTCAATCAGAACCCTGCAAGAAGGCACCATGAAAAGTGTGAAGAGAAACATACACCAATCCAGCAGGAAAGTAAGACATTTCAGGGTCTGCCCAGCATTTGAGCTGCCCAGATTGTGAAAGGAAAGGTGGGCAGGTTGGAAATAAGATATATTAGTATCAAGTTTCTGCCTCCTGCCTCAACCTTGCCTCAAAAGGACCAGGGAGCAACAGGCTCCTGCCAATTAGCAGCTGCCTCACCCCCACACTAACAAACCTCCAGGGTGGCAACAGTTTGGTTTCAGAACAATGGCAATGCTGAGACAGAGCGTGTTTCAAAATGAGCTCTAGGCTGATCTTATGTTGCCAGCAACCCAGAGATGTTTGCCAGATGGAATTCCAGGCAAACCAGGCAGCAACCCAGAGATGTTTCCCTGATGAAATTCCCTGTAAAACCAAGCTTCCAAATGTTAGA
This window harbors:
- the CPB1 gene encoding carboxypeptidase B — protein: MWALLVLIGVASVSAHLQDLSFDGQKVFRVIPQNDEQVEILNFLARIMEVDFWQPDSVTLVRPKMQVDFRVEAEKTFKVEDLLKESGMEYQVLIDNLQAALDAQFDSQARTSSHSYVKYNNWDTIADWTADIAAQNPDLVSRSVIGNTYEGRPMYLLKLGKSGANKKAIFMDCGFHAREWISPAFCQWFVKEAVETYGKDSVMTTLLDNLDFYVLPVVNIDGYVYTWTNDRMWRKTRSKNSGTSCIGTDPNRNFDAGWCTLGASDYACSSTYCGSAPESEKETKALADFIREHLSTIKAYLTIHSYSQLLLFPYSYTYNLPSNYQELNSIAKAASKELASLYNTDYTYGPGATTIYPAAGGSDDWAYDQGIKYSFTFELRDTGRHGFLLPESQIKPTCEETFLAVKYIANYVLEHLY